The Hymenobacter sp. DG01 genome has a segment encoding these proteins:
- a CDS encoding cell division ATP-binding protein FtsE: protein MPTSSAPVIELHDAYIMQDVNTVLQKVTFTLDKGEFAYLVGRTGSGKSSLLKTLYADLPLPAGSGTVAGFPLPKLASTSKVPFLRRKLGIIFQDFQLLFDRSVADNLLFVLNATGWSGKARKQQRISEVLMRVGLANAAGKMPYQLSGGEQQRVVIARALLNEPLLLLADEPTGNLDPDVADSIMRLFVEINNAGTAVLMATHNYQIIRQYPQRVLKCEGGQLLDSAVTPFELAL, encoded by the coding sequence TTATTGAGCTGCACGACGCCTACATTATGCAGGACGTGAATACTGTGCTGCAGAAGGTCACGTTTACGCTGGACAAGGGCGAGTTTGCCTACCTGGTAGGTCGTACGGGCTCGGGCAAAAGCTCTCTGCTCAAAACCCTCTACGCCGATTTGCCCCTGCCCGCGGGCTCTGGCACGGTAGCCGGTTTTCCGCTGCCCAAACTTGCCAGTACCAGCAAGGTGCCCTTTCTGCGCCGCAAGCTGGGTATTATCTTTCAGGATTTTCAGCTGCTGTTCGACCGCTCCGTGGCCGATAATCTGCTGTTTGTACTGAATGCCACGGGCTGGTCGGGGAAGGCGCGCAAGCAGCAGCGCATCTCGGAGGTGCTCATGCGGGTAGGGCTGGCCAATGCCGCCGGCAAAATGCCCTATCAGCTCTCGGGCGGCGAGCAGCAGCGCGTGGTTATCGCGCGGGCTCTGCTCAACGAGCCCCTGCTGCTGCTGGCCGATGAACCCACCGGCAACCTGGACCCCGACGTGGCCGACAGCATCATGCGCCTGTTCGTGGAAATAAACAACGCGGGCACGGCCGTGCTGATGGCCACACACAACTACCAGATTATCCGGCAGTATCCGCAGCGGGTGCTGAAGTGCGAAGGAGGACAGCTGCTGGATTCGGCGGTTACGCCTTTCGAGCTGGCTTTGTAA